A region of Haliotis asinina isolate JCU_RB_2024 chromosome 7, JCU_Hal_asi_v2, whole genome shotgun sequence DNA encodes the following proteins:
- the LOC137290756 gene encoding NADH-cytochrome b5 reductase-like, whose protein sequence is MMAESTDLPEKPVKPLDSDCCGNGCVPCVFDIYDEEMRIWEQECLRLQHKDNEHGNVSDSEDSGNEEPALSKDKYRRVEVISVTMETKDSARYRMRLPRGKSLGLSTGQHIIIRGYLDSTPVTRQYTPISSVEVKGYFDLLIKIYPKGQMSQVVKTWKEGEYVDIRGPFGTFSYKRNQCQTLYLLAAGTGIAPMSQVIQAVVGDEDEETRVRLIYACRTYSDILMKDELDAWSSFWNFSVIYALSQESDEPSRCYRYGDQVHAGRVSDTLLDSELGNRKENFLVLICGTKTFEADMIDHLKTLGLSEDKFFRF, encoded by the exons ATGATGGCAGAGTCTACAGATTTGCCTGAGAAGCCTGTGAAGCCTTTGGACTCAGATTGTTGTGGTAATGGGTGTGTGCCATGTGTCTTTGATATCTATGATGAAGAAATGAGGATCTGGGAACAGGAATGCCTTCGACTACAGCACAAGGACAATGAGCATGGAAATGTGTCTGACTCAGAAGACAGTGGCAATGAG GAACCAGCGTTATCAAAAGATAAATACAGAAGAGTTGAAGTCATATCTgtcaccatggaaaccaagGACTCGGCTAGATACAGGATGAGGCTGCCAAGGGGAAAGTCACTGGGTCTGAGTACAGGTCAGCACATCATAATCAG GGGATACCTAGATTCGACACCTGTTACCCGACAGTACACACCTATATCCAGTGTTGAGGTCAAAGGTTACTTTGATCTGCTAATAAAG ATTTATCCAAAAGGACAGATGTCCCAGGTAGTTAAAACATGGAAGGAAGGGGAATATGTTGATATTCGGGGTCCTTTTGGTACTTTCTCCTACAAGCGAAACCAG TGTCAAACATTGTACCTTCTAGCAGCTGGCACCGGCATAGCCCCAATGTCACAGGTCATACAAGCAGTTGTTGGAGATGAGGACGAGGAGACCAGAGTGAGGCTGATCTATGCCTGCCGCACCTATTCTGATATCTTGATGAAAGATGAACTAGATGCCTGGTCATCTTTCTGGAACTTTTCAGTAATATATGCTCTCAGTCAG GAAAGCGATGAACCCTCCAGATGTTATAGATACGGAGATCAAGTGCATGCCGGGAGAGTTTCTGACACACTGCTAGACTCTGAACTAGGCAACAGGAAGGAGAATTTTCTAGTGCTTATCTGTGGGACAAAGACCTTTGAGGCAGATATGATTGACCATCTTAAAACTCTTGGACTCTCAGAGGACAAATTCTTCAGATTTTAA